A DNA window from Ipomoea triloba cultivar NCNSP0323 chromosome 10, ASM357664v1 contains the following coding sequences:
- the LOC116033681 gene encoding squalene synthase-like, whose amino-acid sequence MGLLWEMLKHPDEVYPLIKLKMEARKVMGKQIPPQPHWGFCFTILPKVSISTTLAIQKLPKQLRGPVCIFYLVLRALDTVEDDTSIATEVKVPILLDFHRHIYDREWHFSCDCTKKYYKVLMDNFHHVSTAFLKLEKPYQEVIEDITKRMGRGMAKFIGKEVETIDDFDEYCHYAAGLVGIGLSRLFHTAWKEDLASDSLSNSMGLFLQKTNVIRDYLEDINETPKCRMFWPRQIWSKYVDKLEELKYEENSVEAVQCLNEMVTNALSHVEDCLIYMSAIRNPSILMFCAIPQMMSMGTLAMCYNNIQVFRGIVQIRLGLTAKIIDQAKTMEDVYKVFYDFSCMIRSKVDINDPNASMTLERLEIIMKTCRESGALNNRKSYILSSQPNYTRSDLMAVLFIIIVAIIFLGYPSEN is encoded by the exons ATGGGGCTTTTGTGGGAGATGTTAAAGCATCCGGACGAGGTGTACCCGCTGATAAAGCTAAAGATGGAAGCGAGGAAGGTGATGGGGAAGCAGATTCCGCCGCAGCCTCACTGGGGATTCTGCTTCACTATACTCCCAAAGGTCTCTATAAGCACCACTCTTGCTATCCAGAAGCTTCCTAAACAGCTTCGCGGCCCT gtgtgcattttttatttggttCTTCGAGCACTTGACACTGTGG AGGATGATACAAGCATAGCCACAGAGGTTAAAGTACCTATACTGCTGGACTTTCATCGTCACATATATGACCGCGAATGGCATTTCTCGT GTGATTGTACTAAAAAGTACTATAAAGTTCTTATGGACAATTTCCATCATGTTTCCACTGCTTTTCTGAAACTTGAGAAAcc TTATCAGGAAGTAATTGAAGATATTACAAAGAGAATGGGTAGGGGGATGGCAAAGTTTATAGGCAAAGAG GTTGAAACAATTGATGATTTTGATGAATATTGTCATTATGCTGCTGGGCTTGTTGGAATAGGTTTGTCAAGACTTTTTCATACCGCTTGGAAAGAAGATTTAGCTTCAGATTCTCTCTCCAATTCTATGGGTCTGTTCCTTCAG AAAACAAACGTTATTAGGGATTATCTGGAGGATATTAATGAGACACCAAAGTGTCGAATGTTTTGGCCCCGCCAGATTTGGAGTAAATACGTCGACAAACTTGAG GAGTTGAAATATGAAGAGAACTCAGTGGAGGCAGTACAATGTCTGAATGAAATGGTTACAAATGCTTTATCACACGTGGAAGATTGTTTGATTTACATGTCCGCTATCCGGAATCCTTCTATCCTTATGTTTTGCGCTATTCCACAG ATGATGTCCATGGGAACATTAGCCATGTGCTACAATAACATTCAAGTCTTCAGGGGCATTGTGCAGATAAGACTTG GTCTTACTGCTAAGATTATTGATCAGGCTAAGACAATGGAAGATGTCTATAAAGTTTTTTAcgatttttcttgtatgatAAGATCAAAG GTTGACATCAACGATCCAAATGCTTCCATGACTTTGGAGAGGCTTGAAATAATTATGAAGACTTGTAGGGAGTCTGGAGCCCTAAACAACAG GAAATCTTACATTCTGAGTTCCCAACCTAATTACACCCGATCTGATCTG ATGGCTGTTCTCTTTATCATTATTGTGGCTATTATTTTTCTTGGATATCCTTCGGAGAATTGA
- the LOC116032549 gene encoding squalene synthase-like isoform X1, with translation MERVWAMLKHPEDVYPVIKLTMAARRVKKHIPAAQPHWRFCYTILSKVSKSFTLAIMLLPNELREAVCVFYLVLRALDTVEDDMSIATEVKVPILKDFHRHIYDSKWSFSCGTNAYKVLMDQFHHVSIAFLELEKNYQEAIEDIAMRMGRGMAKFIRKEVETLDDYDEYCHYVAGLVGLGLSKIFHISCKEDLVSNSLWNSVGLFLQKTNIIRDYLEDINEIPKCRMYWPRQIWSKYVGKLEELKYEENSVKAVECLNEMVTNALSHVEDCLAYMCAIRDPSVLRFYAIPQVMAMGTLVMCYNNIQVFRGVVEIRHGLAAKIIDRTKTMEDIYGIFYDFSCMLKSKVDMDDPNASKTLERLEIIMKTCRESGALNNRKSYIVRSKPNYTSALMVVFFIIILAIYLGYQKQNVFQRDPRLH, from the exons ATGGAGAGAGTGTGGGCGATGTTGAAGCATCCGGAGGATGTGTACCCTGTGATAAAGCTGACGATGGCAGCGAGGCGCGTGAAGAAGCATATTCCGGCGGCGCAGCCGCACTGGAGATTCTGCTACACCATTCTCAGTAAGGTTTCTAAAAGCTTCACGCTCGCTATCATGCTGCTCCCTAATGAGCTTCGCGAAGCC GTTTGCGTTTTCTATTTGGTTCTTCGAGCACTTGACACTGTCG AGGATGATATGAGCATAGCCACAGAGGTTAAAGTGCCTATTCTGAAGGATTTTCATCGTCACATATATGACAGCAAATGGAGTTTCTCTT GCGGTACAAATGCTTATAAAGTTCTCATGGACCAATTCCATCACGTTTCCATTGCTTTTCTAGAACTCGAGAAAAA TTATCAGGAAGCAATTGAGGATATTGCCATGAGGATGGGTAGAGGGATGGCAAAGTTTATACGCAAGGAG GTTGAAACACTTGATGATTACGATGAATATTGTCATTATGTTGCTGGGCTTGTCGGACTAGGCTTGTCAAAGATTTTTCATATCTCGTGTAAAGAAGATTTGGTTTCAAACTCTCTCTGGAATTCTGTGGGTCTGTTCCTTCAG AAAACAAACATCATTAGAGATTATCTGGAGGATATTAATGAGATACCCAAGTGTAGAATGTATTGGCCCCGCCAGATTTGGAGTAAATACGTGGGAAAACTTGAG GAGTTGAAATATGAGGAGAACTCAGTGAAGGCAGTGGAATGCCTGAATGAAATGGTTACAAATGCTTTATCACATGTGGAAGATTGTTTGGCTTACATGTGTGCTATCCGGGATCCTTCTGTCCTTAGGTTTTACGCTATTCCACAG GTGATGGCCATGGGGACATTAGTCATGTGTTACAACAACATTCAAGTCTTCAGGGGTGTTGTGGAGATAAGGCATG GTCTTGCTGCTAAGATAATTGACCGTACTAAAACAATGGAAGACATTTATGgcattttttatgatttttcttgtaTGTTAAAGTCAAag GTTGACATGGATGATCCAAATGCTTCCAAGACTTTGGAGAGGCTTGAAATAATTATGAAGACTTGTAGGGAGTCTGGAGCCCTAAACAACAG GAAATCTTACATTGTGAGGTCGAAGCCTAATTACACTTCTGCTTTG ATGGTTGTCTTCTTTATCATTATTCTGGCTATATATCTTGGATATCAGAAGCAAAATGTATTCCAACGTGACCCACGGCTGCATTAG
- the LOC116032549 gene encoding squalene synthase-like isoform X2, with translation MSIATEVKVPILKDFHRHIYDSKWSFSCGTNAYKVLMDQFHHVSIAFLELEKNYQEAIEDIAMRMGRGMAKFIRKEVETLDDYDEYCHYVAGLVGLGLSKIFHISCKEDLVSNSLWNSVGLFLQKTNIIRDYLEDINEIPKCRMYWPRQIWSKYVGKLEELKYEENSVKAVECLNEMVTNALSHVEDCLAYMCAIRDPSVLRFYAIPQVMAMGTLVMCYNNIQVFRGVVEIRHGLAAKIIDRTKTMEDIYGIFYDFSCMLKSKVDMDDPNASKTLERLEIIMKTCRESGALNNRKSYIVRSKPNYTSALMVVFFIIILAIYLGYQKQNVFQRDPRLH, from the exons ATGAGCATAGCCACAGAGGTTAAAGTGCCTATTCTGAAGGATTTTCATCGTCACATATATGACAGCAAATGGAGTTTCTCTT GCGGTACAAATGCTTATAAAGTTCTCATGGACCAATTCCATCACGTTTCCATTGCTTTTCTAGAACTCGAGAAAAA TTATCAGGAAGCAATTGAGGATATTGCCATGAGGATGGGTAGAGGGATGGCAAAGTTTATACGCAAGGAG GTTGAAACACTTGATGATTACGATGAATATTGTCATTATGTTGCTGGGCTTGTCGGACTAGGCTTGTCAAAGATTTTTCATATCTCGTGTAAAGAAGATTTGGTTTCAAACTCTCTCTGGAATTCTGTGGGTCTGTTCCTTCAG AAAACAAACATCATTAGAGATTATCTGGAGGATATTAATGAGATACCCAAGTGTAGAATGTATTGGCCCCGCCAGATTTGGAGTAAATACGTGGGAAAACTTGAG GAGTTGAAATATGAGGAGAACTCAGTGAAGGCAGTGGAATGCCTGAATGAAATGGTTACAAATGCTTTATCACATGTGGAAGATTGTTTGGCTTACATGTGTGCTATCCGGGATCCTTCTGTCCTTAGGTTTTACGCTATTCCACAG GTGATGGCCATGGGGACATTAGTCATGTGTTACAACAACATTCAAGTCTTCAGGGGTGTTGTGGAGATAAGGCATG GTCTTGCTGCTAAGATAATTGACCGTACTAAAACAATGGAAGACATTTATGgcattttttatgatttttcttgtaTGTTAAAGTCAAag GTTGACATGGATGATCCAAATGCTTCCAAGACTTTGGAGAGGCTTGAAATAATTATGAAGACTTGTAGGGAGTCTGGAGCCCTAAACAACAG GAAATCTTACATTGTGAGGTCGAAGCCTAATTACACTTCTGCTTTG ATGGTTGTCTTCTTTATCATTATTCTGGCTATATATCTTGGATATCAGAAGCAAAATGTATTCCAACGTGACCCACGGCTGCATTAG